Below is a genomic region from Pseudomonas svalbardensis.
TTCACCGAGACATCCAGCGGATCGCGATCAGGACGCAGCACGGTGAAGAAGGTCTGCATGCCCTGCTGGCGCACATTGATTGCGCGTACATCGCAGTCGTCGCCGAAGCCGTAAGTGACCGTCGGACGTTTCACCTGCGGCAGGATTTCACGCACCACCGGATCGTCCAGGCACACCACCGCCAGACCGTAGAACGGCAGGTTGTGCAGGAATTCGACGAAGGTTTTCTTCAGTTTATTGAAGTCACCGTCGTAGGTCGCCATGTGGTCGGCGTCGATGTTGGTGACCACGGCCACCAGCGGCTGCAAGTGCAGGAAGCTGGCGTCGCTTTCGTCAGCTTCAGCGATCAGGTAACGGCTGGTGCCAAGTTGAGCATTAGTGCCCGCGGCATTCAGACGGCCACCGATCACGAATGTCGGGTCCAGGCCACCGGCGGCAAACACCGAAGCGATCAGGCTGGTGGTGGTGGTTTTGCCATGGGTACCGGCGACGGCGATGCCGTGGCGGTAGCGCATCAGCTCAGCCAGCATTTCAGCGCGAGGCACCACCGGAATGCGGCGTTCCAGGGCGGTGGCGACTTCCGGGTTGGACGTGTTCACGGCACTGGAGGTAACCAGCACATCGGCGTTCGCGGCGTTCTCGGCGCGGTGGCCGATAAAGATCTGGGCGCCGAAGGACTCGAGACGCTCTGTCACCGGCGAAGCTTTCAGGTCGGAACCGGACACTTCATAGCCCAGGTTCAACAACACTTCGGCGATACCGCACATGCCCACGCCGCCGATTCCGACGAAGTGGATGCGACGGATGCGGCGCATTTCCGGTTGCGGCATGGCTTTCTGATTCTCAACCATGGGCCACCTCCAGGCAGGTATCGACCACGTTACGGGTTGCATCGGGTTTGGCCAGGCGGCGTGCCGCGGTGGCCATGTCGGTCAGTCGTTGTGGTTGCATCAAGACCTCTGTCAGGCGTGCGGCAAGATCCGCTGCGCCAGTCGTTCTTTGCGGCATCAGGAAGGCAGCGCCTTCACGGGCCAAATAATCGGCGTTGCGGGTCTGGTGATCGTCGATCGCATGGGGCAAAGGCACCAGCATCGAGGGCAGACCGGCGGCAGCCAGTTCACTGATGGTCAGCGCGCCTGCACGGCACACCACCAGGTCGGCCCAGCCATAGGCTTGGGCCA
It encodes:
- the murC gene encoding UDP-N-acetylmuramate--L-alanine ligase — protein: MVENQKAMPQPEMRRIRRIHFVGIGGVGMCGIAEVLLNLGYEVSGSDLKASPVTERLESFGAQIFIGHRAENAANADVLVTSSAVNTSNPEVATALERRIPVVPRAEMLAELMRYRHGIAVAGTHGKTTTTSLIASVFAAGGLDPTFVIGGRLNAAGTNAQLGTSRYLIAEADESDASFLHLQPLVAVVTNIDADHMATYDGDFNKLKKTFVEFLHNLPFYGLAVVCLDDPVVREILPQVKRPTVTYGFGDDCDVRAINVRQQGMQTFFTVLRPDRDPLDVSVNMPGNHNVLNALATICIATDEGVSDEAIVQGLSGFQGVGRRFQVYGELPVEGGSVMLVDDYGHHPTEVAAVIKAVRGGWPERRLVMVYQPHRYSRTRDLYDDFVNVLADANVLLLMEVYPAGEEPIPGADSRKLCNSIRQRGQLDPIYIERGVDLAPVVKPLLRAGDILLCQGAGDIGGLAPKLLKSPLFAGAVAAPSVGKLK